One Thermodesulfobium sp. 4217-1 DNA window includes the following coding sequences:
- a CDS encoding hydrogenase iron-sulfur subunit, which produces MSNPKILVFSTNNISDPGIDLAGASHMDYPESVKIITVPCSSGISPKWILNAIKGGFDGVFVAADGTDCPYLTDCTDRTAKIVEKSQELLKANNLDPRRIKMAAICSVCAESFVSHIKKFHKALSELNN; this is translated from the coding sequence TTGTCAAATCCAAAAATCTTAGTTTTTTCAACAAATAATATTTCAGATCCTGGCATTGATCTTGCAGGGGCATCTCACATGGACTATCCAGAATCAGTAAAGATCATCACAGTTCCTTGCTCTAGTGGCATAAGTCCAAAATGGATTTTAAATGCCATAAAAGGTGGTTTTGATGGAGTATTTGTAGCTGCTGATGGTACAGACTGCCCATATTTAACTGATTGCACTGATAGAACTGCAAAAATAGTTGAAAAGTCTCAAGAACTCCTTAAAGCAAATAATTTAGATCCCAGAAGGATAAAAATGGCTGCAATATGCTCAGTTTGTGCCGAATCATTTGTCTCACATATTAAAAAGTTTCACAAAGCATTAAGTGAGTTAAATAACTAA
- a CDS encoding zinc ribbon domain-containing protein — MPFYEYKCNDCKNLFTLLRSVDKKDDEANCPKCGSSDIKRVISKPMVSRQKSSNSADSLIDIESSTSSSSCAGCSGGDCSSCGF; from the coding sequence ATGCCTTTTTATGAATATAAGTGTAACGATTGTAAAAACTTGTTTACTCTATTAAGGAGTGTTGACAAAAAAGATGATGAAGCAAACTGCCCAAAGTGTGGTTCATCTGACATAAAAAGAGTCATATCAAAGCCGATGGTTTCGAGACAGAAATCATCTAACAGCGCTGATAGTTTAATTGACATTGAATCATCTACATCCTCCTCTTCTTGTGCAGGATGCTCTGGAGGAGATTGTAGCTCTTGTGGATTTTAA
- a CDS encoding FAD-dependent oxidoreductase, with translation MKYNVIILGAGPAGLSAAVYMARANISTLVLGLPDGSRASWAHNIENYLGFPDGISGKEFKERSVAQAKKFGAVIAEEEVIASNYSENGGFYVETSKENRYEADFLILALGLSVKPSGVKNEVEYIGKGVSYCSTCDGFFYKDRPVVVIGNKDLAAKEALDLVPFASKITVVSHEKKFDMSENFLSKLKLNNADLVTGKALEIVGDSEKVSGVLMDNNEIIATDGVFFALGNMGSLDIARFLGIEINEKSKAVIVDKSMRTNIPGIYAAGDCTGEPYQVSTAVGEGAIAALEIIHEIRNKKG, from the coding sequence TTGAAATATAATGTGATTATTTTAGGGGCTGGTCCTGCCGGCTTGTCGGCTGCGGTCTATATGGCGAGGGCAAATATTTCGACCTTAGTCTTAGGCTTGCCTGATGGTTCCAGGGCGTCTTGGGCACATAACATTGAGAATTACCTTGGCTTTCCAGATGGTATTTCTGGAAAAGAATTTAAAGAAAGATCGGTTGCGCAAGCAAAAAAATTTGGAGCCGTTATAGCAGAAGAGGAAGTAATTGCTTCCAATTATTCTGAAAATGGTGGCTTTTATGTGGAAACCAGTAAAGAAAATCGCTACGAAGCTGATTTTCTAATCTTAGCTTTAGGTTTGAGCGTTAAGCCTTCTGGTGTTAAAAATGAAGTAGAGTACATTGGTAAGGGAGTTTCATATTGCAGCACTTGTGATGGGTTTTTTTATAAAGACAGACCTGTGGTCGTGATAGGTAATAAAGATCTGGCTGCTAAAGAGGCTCTTGATCTTGTACCCTTTGCATCAAAAATAACAGTAGTTTCTCATGAAAAAAAGTTTGACATGTCTGAGAACTTTTTAAGTAAGCTAAAACTAAACAATGCCGATCTAGTTACGGGCAAAGCCCTTGAGATAGTTGGCGATAGTGAAAAAGTTAGCGGTGTTTTAATGGATAACAATGAAATTATAGCTACTGATGGGGTTTTCTTTGCTTTGGGAAATATGGGCTCTCTTGATATAGCCAGGTTTTTAGGCATTGAGATCAACGAAAAGTCAAAAGCTGTTATAGTTGATAAATCGATGAGGACCAATATTCCAGGGATATATGCCGCAGGAGATTGCACAGGAGAACCATATCAGGTTTCTACTGCTGTTGGAGAGGGTGCTATCGCTGCTCTGGAGATTATACACGAAATACGCAATAAGAAAGGATGA
- a CDS encoding fructose 1,6-bisphosphatase has product MKIRLDLTKFEVSGYVDNASVHPAVIERLECFLSELVRNNEILDYNLLAISNTILLLISSNSESLKGADDIDQIIHNAMDNLKKCEYNFARDISGLKHFKNIYFSERKHESILIFISLNQNVLHYNFNILKMFMEPFSNIDLFKTELSKLYNINLSLKGHHKSYVQFKDVFKIIKDIKKSKSDFYIESIKDCKDEFMMASIEGYTASLWRVSEPFYNLNYILKGLTYKVLPSTLYDSSNFLAFPKSLAVGFSIQDGKLFGPVDLFDNSFFDVERNKFYKKF; this is encoded by the coding sequence ATGAAAATTAGATTGGATCTAACTAAATTTGAAGTCTCAGGTTATGTCGATAACGCAAGCGTACACCCTGCTGTGATTGAAAGACTTGAGTGCTTTTTATCAGAACTTGTAAGGAATAATGAGATTCTCGACTATAATCTTTTGGCAATTTCAAATACTATACTTTTGCTTATTTCCTCAAATTCTGAAAGTCTTAAAGGCGCTGACGACATCGATCAAATTATTCACAATGCAATGGATAATCTGAAAAAATGTGAATACAATTTTGCTCGCGATATATCTGGACTAAAACATTTTAAAAATATCTACTTTTCTGAGAGAAAACACGAATCTATATTGATCTTTATATCTCTTAACCAGAATGTTTTGCATTACAATTTTAATATTCTAAAAATGTTTATGGAGCCCTTTTCTAATATCGATCTTTTTAAAACTGAGCTTTCTAAACTTTATAACATCAACTTGAGTCTTAAGGGGCATCATAAATCCTATGTCCAATTTAAGGATGTTTTTAAAATTATTAAGGACATAAAAAAATCGAAATCCGACTTTTATATTGAATCTATCAAGGATTGTAAAGATGAATTTATGATGGCCTCTATAGAAGGTTATACCGCTTCACTGTGGAGAGTCTCAGAGCCCTTTTATAATTTAAATTACATTTTAAAAGGCTTGACTTACAAAGTTTTGCCCTCAACCCTTTATGACTCTTCAAATTTTTTGGCTTTTCCAAAATCATTGGCTGTAGGCTTTAGTATTCAAGATGGCAAGCTTTTTGGTCCAGTCGATCTATTTGACAATTCGTTTTTCGATGTTGAAAGAAACAAATTTTATAAAAAATTTTAA
- the pckA gene encoding phosphoenolpyruvate carboxykinase (ATP), with product MSNFIPKNVKRLSKNLNVPELVEIAIKNGEGALTSDGSLCVRTGKFTGRSPNDRFIVYDEISKNTVDWGKVNLPIPEENYKIIKSKIYAYMQNKEIFEFSGCVGADPDYQVNVNVFCEYAFSALFSKFLFINNESKMNKDNFKMYVLPGFSVDPETDKTNSDAAIILNLKEKTIIISGSMYCGEIKKAIFTCMNYFLPEKDVLPMHCSANIGKNNDVALFFGLSGTGKTTLSNDPERKLIGDDEHGWSDNGIFNFEGGCYAKCINLSSENEPIIYNSIKFGSLLENVILDKDRLPDYTDSTITENTRAAYPMEAVSIANDKLYGPHPNCIVFLTADAFGVMPPVAKLNPETARDFFLCGYTSKLAGTERGIIEPQATFSSCFGAPFMPRRPIEYASLLEEKIKKHNVRIYLLNTGWISGPFGIGKRIDIKATRIIVKHIIDGTIENSKFVKDKYFGLTIPEYLEGVPSEILNPINCWENKDEYIQKANDLSKKIEHQIKKHKE from the coding sequence ATGTCAAATTTTATTCCAAAAAACGTTAAAAGGTTAAGTAAAAACCTAAACGTGCCAGAGTTAGTCGAGATAGCCATAAAGAATGGTGAGGGAGCTTTGACGAGTGATGGTTCGCTTTGTGTGAGAACTGGAAAATTTACAGGCAGATCACCAAACGATAGATTTATAGTTTACGATGAAATTTCAAAAAATACTGTCGATTGGGGAAAGGTAAACCTTCCCATACCAGAAGAGAATTACAAAATTATTAAATCAAAAATCTATGCATATATGCAAAACAAAGAAATATTCGAATTTAGCGGTTGCGTAGGAGCAGACCCAGATTATCAGGTTAATGTCAATGTCTTTTGCGAATATGCCTTTTCCGCTCTTTTTTCAAAATTTTTGTTCATAAACAATGAAAGCAAGATGAACAAGGATAACTTCAAGATGTATGTATTGCCTGGATTTTCAGTCGATCCAGAAACTGACAAAACTAATTCTGACGCAGCAATAATACTAAATTTAAAAGAAAAGACGATCATAATATCAGGCAGTATGTACTGTGGAGAAATAAAAAAAGCAATTTTTACCTGCATGAACTACTTTCTCCCCGAAAAAGATGTATTGCCAATGCATTGTAGCGCAAATATAGGTAAAAATAACGATGTAGCCCTATTTTTCGGCCTTTCGGGAACTGGAAAAACCACCCTTTCAAACGATCCTGAAAGAAAATTGATTGGAGACGACGAACATGGCTGGTCTGATAACGGCATCTTCAACTTTGAGGGAGGATGCTATGCAAAGTGTATAAATCTATCCAGCGAGAACGAACCTATCATCTATAATTCAATTAAATTTGGCAGCCTACTGGAAAATGTCATACTTGACAAAGACAGATTGCCAGACTACACGGATTCTACAATAACAGAAAATACAAGGGCAGCGTATCCAATGGAAGCAGTTAGCATTGCAAACGATAAGCTATACGGTCCTCATCCAAATTGCATTGTCTTTCTAACTGCAGATGCATTTGGCGTCATGCCACCTGTCGCAAAGCTAAATCCTGAAACTGCAAGAGACTTTTTTCTTTGTGGATATACTAGCAAATTGGCTGGAACAGAAAGAGGGATAATAGAGCCTCAAGCAACTTTTTCTTCGTGTTTTGGAGCACCATTTATGCCAAGAAGGCCAATCGAATATGCCAGTTTATTAGAAGAAAAGATAAAAAAACACAATGTAAGAATATATCTTTTAAACACTGGTTGGATATCAGGACCATTTGGCATTGGCAAAAGAATTGATATAAAAGCCACAAGGATAATTGTAAAACATATAATTGATGGCACAATTGAAAATTCAAAATTCGTAAAAGACAAATATTTCGGTCTTACCATACCCGAATACCTCGAAGGTGTCCCATCAGAAATTCTAAATCCTATAAATTGCTGGGAAAACAAAGACGAGTATATCCAAAAAGCCAACGACCTTTCAAAAAAAATTGAACATCAGATCAAAAAGCACAAAGAATAG
- a CDS encoding SH3 domain-containing protein, giving the protein MNNFKRVLLFIAFWGLLFSTAYAAAFTPDGNLVGNNIPVREGPSTSYKIIKIINQTTPIQSVEKQADWYKVKFQDNSEGWVIGYFVSLTKQAPGSVITFDKLKDIKALGVQNEKDVWAATSFGIFLIQSASKVVPYNDGYPLGYEVEKFYFDNNNVYALFKKGDNDRKIMYLKDNKWVGINSKFDYSTVYYQGDSNFWLGGKNGIELWNLREPKLVASFPEKSFHAFSSVMSIYRDSNDLWVGTEKGLYKMDLKTNKITIYSEKDHIIMGAFTLILGDKDKIYAISREANMLGLNISSAINIFDKKSGKWINYLPADYPPGITSYPWIENGIVTDDGAWFSVFQDQSSLVTGYGVVQYTRKGNKFKDYYVPKIYSDSIVGFSYQDGKVYMMSPKGILTYNEATGDFGKITKADGLLDNDIRALAVYENTLWVGGPAGITRYNVAK; this is encoded by the coding sequence ATGAATAATTTTAAGAGGGTTCTTTTATTTATTGCTTTCTGGGGACTTTTGTTCTCCACTGCATATGCTGCTGCCTTTACCCCTGATGGTAATCTTGTAGGGAATAATATACCTGTGAGAGAGGGTCCTAGCACGAGTTACAAAATTATAAAAATAATTAATCAAACTACGCCAATTCAGTCTGTTGAAAAACAGGCAGATTGGTATAAGGTTAAATTTCAGGACAATTCAGAGGGTTGGGTTATAGGCTATTTCGTCTCTCTTACGAAACAGGCCCCTGGATCTGTTATTACTTTTGATAAATTAAAAGATATTAAGGCTCTTGGCGTTCAAAATGAAAAAGACGTATGGGCTGCTACGAGTTTTGGCATTTTTTTGATCCAATCTGCATCCAAGGTTGTGCCTTACAACGATGGTTATCCTTTGGGATATGAAGTAGAAAAGTTTTATTTTGATAATAACAACGTCTATGCTCTTTTCAAAAAGGGTGATAACGATAGAAAAATTATGTACTTAAAGGATAATAAGTGGGTAGGTATAAACTCTAAATTTGATTATAGTACCGTTTATTATCAAGGAGATTCTAATTTTTGGCTTGGTGGCAAAAATGGAATTGAACTCTGGAATCTTAGAGAGCCAAAACTTGTAGCTTCCTTCCCTGAGAAGAGCTTTCATGCTTTTAGCTCTGTGATGAGCATTTATAGGGATTCCAATGATCTTTGGGTCGGGACAGAAAAGGGTCTGTACAAGATGGATCTTAAGACAAATAAAATTACTATATATTCTGAAAAAGATCATATAATAATGGGCGCATTTACTTTGATTTTGGGTGACAAGGATAAGATCTATGCTATTTCAAGAGAAGCAAATATGTTGGGACTAAATATATCGTCTGCTATCAATATTTTTGACAAAAAATCTGGTAAGTGGATAAATTATTTGCCTGCTGACTATCCGCCTGGTATCACGTCTTACCCGTGGATCGAAAATGGTATTGTAACTGATGACGGCGCATGGTTTAGCGTTTTTCAAGACCAATCATCTCTTGTAACTGGCTATGGAGTTGTCCAATATACCAGGAAGGGCAATAAGTTTAAAGATTATTACGTTCCAAAGATTTATTCAGATTCTATTGTAGGTTTCTCATACCAGGATGGCAAAGTGTATATGATGAGCCCAAAGGGAATATTGACTTACAATGAGGCAACTGGTGATTTTGGGAAAATTACGAAGGCTGACGGACTATTGGATAACGATATTAGGGCACTTGCGGTGTATGAAAATACCCTATGGGTTGGCGGTCCTGCTGGTATAACTAGATATAATGTGGCAAAATAG
- a CDS encoding M23 family metallopeptidase encodes MLNWLKNLSFSSIKTFLKEYKKEIFYFFPIVPLLVIGLFLTNYANSHSQNAGFSRVSIQSLPADSSKKVLNNSKIQIQQYTVQDGDTLDGIAQKFNVSYQTIKLLNNINDEGYLKIGQKLNIPNMNGVMYTVQDGDTLSEICNIYGVGEERILKANNIPDSQLLQAGQNIFIPGLDVVSEVVNKWTTDSNSGYTRVALAYRGRGFPGDFIWPVDGPITSGFGWRIHPIFGTPEFHTGIDIGVPYGTPVRAADRGIVTYSGWEHGYGEIVTISHGDGISTSYSHNSSLIVSVGQRVSQGQVIAYAGSTGWSTGPHVLFEVKVDGRYMNPLNYLPR; translated from the coding sequence TTGCTTAATTGGTTAAAGAATCTTAGTTTTAGCAGTATAAAGACTTTTTTGAAAGAGTATAAAAAGGAGATATTTTATTTTTTTCCAATTGTTCCGCTTTTAGTAATCGGGTTGTTTCTTACTAATTACGCCAATTCACATTCACAAAATGCTGGCTTTTCAAGGGTTTCTATTCAGAGCCTACCAGCAGATAGCAGCAAAAAGGTTCTGAACAACTCAAAGATTCAGATTCAGCAATATACAGTGCAAGATGGAGATACCCTTGATGGTATTGCCCAGAAATTTAATGTTAGTTATCAGACTATTAAACTTTTGAATAACATTAATGATGAAGGATATCTTAAAATTGGACAAAAATTAAATATTCCTAACATGAACGGTGTTATGTATACAGTGCAAGATGGAGATACTCTTAGTGAAATTTGTAACATTTATGGAGTTGGCGAGGAAAGAATTTTAAAGGCAAATAACATTCCAGATTCTCAACTCCTCCAGGCAGGTCAGAATATATTTATACCAGGGCTTGATGTGGTATCTGAGGTTGTGAATAAGTGGACAACAGATAGCAATAGCGGCTATACTCGCGTCGCCCTTGCTTACAGGGGTAGAGGCTTTCCTGGAGATTTTATATGGCCTGTCGATGGGCCTATTACATCTGGCTTTGGTTGGAGGATTCATCCTATTTTTGGCACTCCAGAATTTCATACGGGTATTGACATAGGAGTTCCCTATGGTACTCCTGTGAGAGCAGCAGATAGGGGAATAGTAACTTATTCTGGTTGGGAACATGGTTATGGAGAGATTGTCACAATAAGCCATGGTGATGGCATTAGTACATCATATTCTCACAATAGCTCTTTAATAGTGTCTGTTGGACAAAGGGTTAGTCAGGGTCAAGTGATTGCTTACGCTGGCAGTACTGGTTGGTCTACCGGGCCACACGTACTCTTTGAAGTGAAGGTTGACGGAAGATATATGAATCCTCTAAATTACTTGCCTAGATAA
- a CDS encoding sulfurtransferase TusA family protein — protein MSLDLKSLKVDTSVDARGSACPGPLLAAKRQIVSIPIGGIMEVLSSDEGTNEDLPLWAEKVGHEFLGDVEEAGYWKLYVKRGK, from the coding sequence ATGAGTTTAGATTTAAAAAGCTTAAAAGTTGATACATCAGTCGATGCAAGAGGAAGCGCCTGTCCAGGACCATTACTTGCAGCCAAAAGACAAATCGTCTCTATACCTATTGGAGGAATTATGGAAGTTTTGTCATCCGATGAGGGCACGAATGAGGATCTACCTTTATGGGCAGAAAAGGTTGGACATGAATTTTTAGGTGACGTTGAAGAAGCTGGATACTGGAAGCTTTATGTAAAAAGAGGAAAATAA
- a CDS encoding metalloregulator ArsR/SmtB family transcription factor — MKEINLLQLFEAHAELCKSLSSPKRLMIIAMLSEGEANVTEISKTIDARPSTVSQHLAILRSHNLVDTRKEGKTIFYSLSDKRLGDACSIIRQILYETMKKQGNFAKEMSIESNFLCFKTKNNLRRLP, encoded by the coding sequence GTGAAAGAAATTAATTTGTTACAGCTCTTTGAAGCTCATGCAGAACTTTGCAAAAGCCTTTCTAGTCCAAAAAGGTTGATGATAATAGCTATGCTTTCCGAAGGAGAGGCTAACGTAACTGAAATATCAAAAACAATTGATGCCAGACCATCTACGGTTAGCCAGCACTTAGCTATACTTAGATCGCACAATTTAGTTGATACCAGAAAAGAAGGCAAAACTATATTCTATTCACTTTCAGACAAAAGGTTAGGTGATGCTTGTAGCATTATAAGACAAATCCTTTATGAAACGATGAAAAAACAAGGAAATTTTGCAAAAGAGATGAGTATAGAAAGCAATTTCTTATGTTTTAAAACAAAAAATAATCTTAGGAGGCTACCATGA
- a CDS encoding FAD-dependent oxidoreductase: protein MVSDYKKFDALVVGGGIAGMESSILLGDMGFKVLLVEKESSIGGKMILLSKVFPTLDCSSCISTPKMAATAAHNNITVLNYSEVEEIKKKEDSFTAKILKKASFVDPAKCTGCGQCELACTVPLLDQFNCDLIPRRAAYIAFPQAVPKKAVIEKFGTSPCTFVCPVGVKAHGLVSLSRSGKFEEAYSLHLEDSPMVGTLSRICSAPCEKRCTRNQLEGSIPIRNIKRYIADKHFESFPTPQKKEPKNILDKKIAIVGSGPSGLSAAYYLTKKGYKVTIFESSDKLGGKLQLIPDYLLPKYLLDRDIEEITSYQNIEVKLNTTVSSLGKLKDDGFEAVLLSTGTCYDKGEYPDVLKQKNAIDAISFLQNKENHESLNSKNVVVFGGNNIAMHCARIALRHKANVSIHFEKDRIDMSASKKEIDDTVNEGAKLVLNSQLDKLENADFIIYSIDPKPDLSILKGSELESSSLKVNEFQQTQIPWIFACGDVTSGHSNILKAISTSKKAAFYVDLFLNNTDLHSEKFDDRLPAVKPNEIKERYNSSFPKHMQFLPHLRPDKLSLEEIEQTISEEEVKKYATGCLDCGGCSECHQCVNICPANAIDFSIRPVNYEIEVDTVIVSTGFKLFDASKKEIFGFGRFPNVIDAMQIDRILAPTRPYNAVIRPSDGKVPSNIAMILCVGSRDKKVNNNICSRVCCMYSLKQAQLIMGALPVADLTIYYIDIRAFGKGYEEFYHQAKEMGIRFVKGKVARIEEDEESNLNLFYEDIEEDGQVKIANHDMVILSVGLLSNTSAFEPFKDLKLDSDEHMFVKEVDENIEPAKTSIDGIFVAGTSTAIKDIPDSVLHAGAAAAQAAGYISKKRRGL, encoded by the coding sequence ATGGTGAGTGACTATAAAAAATTCGATGCATTAGTTGTAGGTGGGGGAATTGCAGGGATGGAATCATCCATCTTGCTTGGCGACATGGGTTTTAAAGTGCTTCTTGTAGAAAAAGAATCCAGTATTGGCGGCAAGATGATATTACTTAGCAAAGTATTTCCTACCCTTGACTGTTCAAGCTGCATATCTACGCCAAAAATGGCTGCTACTGCTGCTCATAATAATATTACCGTGTTAAATTATAGCGAGGTAGAGGAAATAAAGAAAAAAGAGGATTCGTTTACTGCTAAAATTCTTAAAAAAGCGTCTTTTGTAGATCCTGCTAAATGCACTGGCTGCGGCCAGTGCGAGCTTGCATGCACTGTTCCCCTGCTCGATCAATTTAATTGCGACTTGATTCCCAGGAGAGCAGCATACATTGCATTTCCTCAAGCAGTTCCAAAAAAAGCTGTAATAGAAAAATTTGGAACATCTCCTTGTACTTTTGTATGCCCTGTTGGCGTAAAGGCTCACGGATTGGTTTCACTGTCAAGATCTGGAAAATTTGAAGAAGCATATAGCTTGCATCTTGAAGATTCGCCGATGGTCGGAACTCTCAGTAGAATCTGTTCTGCGCCATGCGAAAAGAGATGCACAAGAAACCAGTTAGAAGGTTCTATTCCTATTCGAAACATAAAAAGATACATAGCAGACAAGCACTTTGAAAGCTTCCCTACACCTCAGAAAAAAGAACCAAAGAATATATTAGATAAGAAAATTGCAATTGTAGGCTCTGGTCCATCAGGATTGAGCGCAGCGTATTATCTTACCAAAAAAGGTTACAAAGTAACTATCTTCGAATCCTCTGATAAATTAGGCGGAAAGCTTCAACTAATACCAGACTATCTACTGCCAAAATATCTCTTAGACAGAGATATCGAAGAGATAACTTCATATCAAAATATCGAAGTAAAACTAAATACTACAGTATCTTCCTTAGGGAAACTAAAAGATGATGGATTTGAAGCAGTTTTATTATCGACTGGAACCTGCTATGACAAGGGTGAATATCCTGATGTCCTAAAGCAAAAAAATGCTATAGATGCAATATCATTTTTGCAAAACAAAGAAAACCATGAATCTCTTAATTCTAAAAACGTAGTTGTATTTGGTGGAAACAATATTGCTATGCACTGTGCCAGAATAGCGCTCAGACACAAGGCAAATGTTTCAATACATTTTGAAAAAGACAGGATTGATATGAGCGCTTCAAAGAAAGAAATTGACGATACTGTAAACGAAGGGGCAAAATTAGTCCTAAATTCACAGCTCGACAAGTTAGAGAATGCAGATTTCATAATTTACTCAATCGATCCAAAGCCTGACTTGTCTATCTTAAAGGGGTCTGAATTAGAGTCAAGCTCATTGAAGGTAAACGAATTCCAACAAACTCAAATTCCGTGGATATTTGCTTGTGGAGATGTAACAAGCGGACACTCAAACATTCTTAAAGCTATTTCAACATCTAAAAAGGCTGCATTTTATGTAGATCTATTTTTAAATAATACAGATCTACATTCGGAGAAATTTGATGACAGACTCCCCGCCGTAAAACCAAATGAGATAAAAGAACGTTACAATTCAAGTTTCCCAAAACATATGCAATTTTTACCACATCTGAGACCAGACAAGCTCAGTCTTGAAGAAATAGAGCAAACCATATCTGAAGAAGAGGTAAAAAAGTACGCCACAGGCTGCTTAGATTGTGGTGGATGCAGCGAATGTCACCAATGCGTAAACATTTGCCCTGCAAACGCTATAGATTTCTCGATTAGACCTGTAAACTACGAAATAGAAGTGGATACCGTAATTGTATCCACAGGATTCAAGCTGTTTGACGCAAGCAAAAAAGAAATATTTGGATTCGGTAGATTTCCAAACGTCATAGATGCAATGCAGATAGACAGAATACTCGCCCCAACCAGGCCGTATAACGCTGTTATAAGGCCATCAGACGGTAAGGTTCCCTCAAATATTGCTATGATACTGTGCGTAGGCTCTCGTGATAAAAAGGTAAACAACAATATTTGCTCCAGAGTTTGTTGTATGTATTCGCTAAAACAGGCCCAGCTTATTATGGGAGCGCTACCTGTTGCCGATCTGACAATATATTACATTGATATAAGAGCTTTCGGCAAGGGATATGAAGAATTTTATCATCAGGCCAAAGAAATGGGCATCAGATTTGTAAAGGGGAAGGTTGCAAGAATTGAAGAAGATGAAGAGAGCAATCTAAATCTATTTTACGAGGATATCGAGGAAGATGGTCAGGTAAAAATTGCAAATCACGATATGGTAATATTATCAGTCGGCTTACTGTCAAACACATCAGCTTTTGAGCCATTCAAGGATTTAAAACTAGACTCAGACGAACATATGTTTGTAAAAGAAGTGGACGAAAACATAGAACCAGCAAAAACCTCGATAGATGGAATATTTGTCGCAGGAACATCAACCGCTATAAAAGATATCCCCGATTCGGTCCTTCATGCCGGAGCTGCTGCGGCACAAGCAGCCGGATATATTTCAAAAAAGAGGAGGGGGCTATGA